The following DNA comes from Miscanthus floridulus cultivar M001 chromosome 5, ASM1932011v1, whole genome shotgun sequence.
ATGATTGTTCGTAGCGCcaatttttcttgatgtttgcttctagagtcTGGAATCCctgcaaagattactgctactgtccctttggatttttggaatcccttgtcatcatggttgtctccttcttttttctgattgtcttctttattgttgcccttgctatcttttctagtgtatctttcgttgaaggtgtagcaatttccgatggtgtgcttcccgttggggtgcaaagggcaacgcatgttctcaatgtcgtcatatcttctgggcttggtaaatttctttgatttgtcagccatcgcTACTGTGTTGTttggacctcgctttctctcctgatgtctgttgtttcaagGATTTTGCCTGTCCAGGTTGTCTCTATTGTTCCTTTCCGagaatctttctcttgttttttcttctgcagtaatcatcttttctactgttcttctaaattcttcgttatttcttgggttttctttgcagaagtcttgaaattgccacctagccacaattccgtgagagaaagctttgattacttcgcgttgtgtgatgtcatgtacttgagctcgtagttcgccaaatcgtcgatagtaatttctgagactttcacctcctttctgtttgagtccttttaattctgcggggtgattggatgtgtaataattcccgtgaaattttcatagaaagctctttgtaagtcttcccaatttctgattgatccaggATTTAATTTATCAAACTATTGAAGcagcatggtttctagggccatgggaaagaacaaggttttgatgtcatcgtcttctccggctaattcaatcgattgtgagtaaatcctgagccattgctttggttcggtcttgctgtcgtacttggagtggttggacggtttgaatttgtgaggtagtcgaatcgaagcaagtctgtttgcaaaatagggaaatctatcgtgtgttctggcttctgtatattctgattctgtgcccccttcttgccaactatcgtcttggtgagagtagttttatgtggctgtccgagtaggtgctttgcttctgtcctttcttggttgctcgactcagttattttgactgtgatttctttagctccctccgttgtgacttccacttggtcctagtctttcgaaagcagacttcctttgattttgatcttcctgttcatgagatgttgcctttccGTCGTTCGTTTTAAAGACTATTGATCGGAGGAAATcttggagctgttcttgtttctcattgggatgtcaggtcgccctgagttcttctagtgcttcttggatcttatcgtagggtgtattcgctgctcgtccttctttgatctctcgttctgattttcttctattgtactcggctaggtctgattcatatttgatctaggtgtctttccgctgtttcgcACGGTGttgtcgtccttgtttcaatttgttctttctttctctcgcttgcctctgactctcagtctcaccatcgtgcccctagataaatggtgatatgttggacttggattcatctaaagaccttacatcaggtgcttctggggggatcaatggtgatcgaggacggtgaatcatgagtacttctctagcgtgagttgttctatcatcgtcgttgatttccgtactaccagagctattgataacttcagtagaggtctcaaagtcatagatgaaatctccttcttggtagggtagaattgctgttgtcgtgtcgtcgactagttgggtgtcgtcatcctcaggaacggtacctggccagtgaatgatgcagtcttgagatgttatggtcaaaacgagaccttcctgggctcccttcagcgacattctaagcatgggataagtggatccttcgtgccatgtctaataagatgttgccatgttgtggagtccaaatgGAAaaagacccgacttctttgaagtactctgggtgtactccgagtagtattcttgataggttgacatcATGTCctagagctttgtcagaaaagaactcagttttctgaaagaactcggataagacttcattttggaagcagaacttgagtttgaatcggatacgTGAATTTGTGAAAACTAAGTCGGATTGGATATTACGAGCTATGtgaatcttccggcaagctgatctgtcgttatcGTCAAAATGGGACggtcttgatgatgatctgaatctttaaggagacggccttggagcttgccatcgttgtCTGCcttgtagatccatgaaccgaagatgaaggtcgatcccttcgagaagatcatgttgttgaggtccatcaagctctcggatgcaaagtcaccgaaagcccctacctggtgcgccagctatcgatgttctACCACTGGTAACCCGTCATGGGGTACCCGAGACGGTGATTTGTTCGAAGGGGTTttagcgtatgtagaactcgatggttaacgcaagagacagtcgatttatcctggttcaggccctcaatcatagatcgagtaatagccctatgtccagtcggtgttagcttttgtgttggattgattacgaagtgttgtacaattgttctattGAACTctccatctaaggagccctgccctcctttatatagttaggaggtcagagtcctagtcggtttataatgagaattCCTATGATTACAGAGTAACACTACTattaagattacaggggaagaatcctaattagactaggtcttctcccttccttgcggggtatcccgtgggtcctgcacTGACACGGTTATATGACAGTGAGAGTGCCATCAAACTCACaaataacccggttcaacactcaagaacaaagcatatagatgtccgtcatcacttcataagagatcaccaacaaaaaggggacatttgcatagagactgtgggcaccaaagatcaacttgccgacatattcaccaagccacttgatgagaagaggttttgcaagctaaggaatgaattgaacatacttgacttcaccaatatgtgttgatgcacccccgttatatgatatgcctctccttcgagcaatacaaggtataaattgattggcatgacattcatccttgccaaggacatgattagtgcatctagacatatttcacatttgaataggctcattcatgaaaatcaaatgaatttgatgcttgtatggtaccactattgcttgtatgattgaaatgatctagtggtagcatatgacatgtttgtgggcttgtaaacctagtgtttgatctataaaatgagctataagtgtttaactcaacatggtacaagataacccttatttggaggtgtgaagaagcttgtccttggatcaaaccgagttaaatatcttttgcaagtaatctagattgaaccaaaataaaaaatgatcctcatttcatatggtttcaccccaacctatctataatttgaacctatctatactttaagcctttgtggtcattgatgacaaagggggagagaaataaagataagtgatagggggagtgTAGTGTAGAGAGATAAGAAATgataaaggaaggggatcaattataaAATCTTGAGCTCATAaacttatatggtgcatttgaatgagcatctcatatgtttgcttgcatggcacaagttttcaatttcaatatccatgcttgtgtggtgtatgctagtgtaagtttgaatgatgaaatgaaaaactagcatgcataggatatctaatgatttcattttcaagtatatacaagtggtatctagctatcaagtggtatctagctaaagtaactagacttatgttcatcatatggaaactaaacccttacttgtaatattgatctcatgaggtgttctagtttttatgtatgtctaattacaaatggtgctaaggatggtataatagtgcactccgattggtatcacgcttcaaaggtccatctcttataccttagcttcatttggtagaaattgtctcctatatttcctatctaagcatatgtgcaaagctacaatccaaactcttagcacatatgtaggggggggcaattgctaccatatggagttcatgaaacttgtccatatcctttacacatggtaaatatgcttgggcaagcaacatgaactcaattgaatcttatttcatatctttgtataagggttgtcatcaattaccaaaaagggggagattgaaagctctagtttggttttggttaattgatgaaaccctaagtgctaacctagtttatcaaagtgatcgtgagataggtagcactactccaagtgatgaagcaatgacgaagatcatgacaaatggtgatggcatggttatgatcaaaggcttgaacttggaaaagaagaaagagaaaaacaaaaggctcaaggcaaaggtataaaatgtaggagccattttgttttagtgatcaagacacttaatgagtatgatcacatttaggatagatagccatactattaagaggagtgaaactcgtatcaaaatgcggttatcaaagtgccactagatgctctaattcattgcatatgcatttaggatctagtggagtgctaacacccttggaaatatttgtgaaaatatgctaacacatatgcacaaggtaatacacttggtggctggcacatttgagcaagggtgaaggagatagagatgatagagggtcagtcttgttgttttacaactgaccagacgctggtcttagggagaccggcgcgtccggtcaggcgtggCAGTGATACACTAGCGtcagtcatgtgaccggacgctgggcctctgactgaccagatgctagaaggcagtgtccggtcagagctGACAGAGCTGCACAGTAATCAGGatgactgaccggacactggctgtgtctggtcaagtgccaccggacgtgtctagtcaaagaaaactggttttggaaccttactataaacaaccggacgctgggggttcaacgtccgatcacttgtgccggagtgtccggtcaactatcgaccattgagatcagacgactcctgttgaacgcaggatgacacgtggccaccattggttgaccggacactgagccctgcgtccgatcagtcagaccagagcgtccggtcaccccgattagtgcccagtaaaggggtacaacggctctatttcatgggggcttctatttaagccccatggccggctcaagctcactctcttgcacattttcattgacataacaaccttgtgagcttagccaaagcactcccactcatctccatcattgatccatcatctttgtgagattgagagagaatccaagtgcattgcttgagtgattgcatctagaggcacttggtattcgtgttgcgctgcggttttcgcttgttactcttggtggttgccaccacctagatggcttggcgcagcggtggaggatcggcacgagttggtgattgttcatggccgccttcggtgattgtgaggagagttgtaccttccccggtggagtgctaaAAGGTAACTcaagtaaattgctcgtgtcattgagttacctcacttgtgggtaggttcttgcggtgtccaatcgtgtggatgaggtttgtgaaacacctcttagccgccgaaccaccaagtgtgggtcgacacaacggggacatagcgtgttggcaagcacgtgaacctcaggagaaaatcggttgtctcttgtcatttgtattctcctggtgattggcataatcttcatcttgtgattggttcattcctctatacgacggtataatcaccctactcactcatttacattcttgtaaactacttgtggcaagctctttagtgtaattagaattgagagcttgctttgttttaTTAAGTTTaggaagattgagagctcttagtgagtagtaagattgagagctcttagtgagtagtaactttgtaggttgtgtgcctagtaatcattacaactagaattgttggataggtggcttacaacctttgtagagctagagcaagtttgcatttcgctatttatcatactaatcaaattgctctagttgatttatagattttaaaataggctattcaccccccatctagccatattaggacctttcaccaaagTCATGCTCCATCTGATAGTACCACTCGGTTGTGATGCCATCCAGATGCAATGACGCCATCCACACCTTCTCGTCCTCTGGCACGTGATGCCCGCGAAAATAGTTGTCACACTTATTGAGCCAATTCAACGGATCCGCCTCGCCATTGAAGCTGGGAAACAGAATTTTGGGTGGGCGGTGAGGCTCCTGGCGGCCTTCGATGTTGCCTTGATGATGGTCGCCGCAGTCGAAGAGACGGTAGTCGTGGCCTCCGCGATCGAACTCCCGGCCGCCCCTGTCCCAGTCGAAGCCGCGCTCGAACTCCCGGCCGCCCCTGTCTCGGTCGGAGCCACAGAAATCATGGATGAAATCTCGACCGTGGTCACGGTCATAACCGCCGCAGTCACGCGCGTAGGGGCCGTGCTCGAAGTCCCTATCGCGCCCGTAATCGTGTCCGTCGTGCCCGTAGTCATGTCCGTCGCGCCCGTAGTCGTGTCCGTAGCTGGCCATAGAGTCGCAATCTATGCGACCCGGCTCGCGATGACCGAAACGATCGCGTGGGTCTAGGAACCGCTCACGGTCGCATAGAGTCCGCGCATGGAACTCGTCCTAGGTGCGGTCCTGATCCAAGTCGTCGTCATGAGCAGCACCGCCGTCGCGGGTGTTGTCTCTACCGGCGCGGATGTCATCCCCGCCACCCGCAGCATCATCCGTGACAGCGCCCTTGCCGGCCAAATAGCATCATCCGTGACAGCGCCCTTGCCGGCATCGGTCTTGCCTGACTCGATGCGCGCCAGCCGCTGGTCATGGGAGTTGAGCcgattggtgatggtggaggtgaCCCAAGATGCGATCCAATTTGGCATCCGTGGCCACAGGATCGTAGGTGCCGGACATGGTGATCGATGCACCCGTGAAGGGTTCCGATACCAAATTGTTACGGTGTGGACGAGTATGATGGGGAGGTCGCAGGGGAGAGTGGAGTAGAAGGCTGGAATGAGAATTGGAGCGCAAGGGATAGCGAGGAAGTGGTGCAACGGGAGGTTCGCCAGCGGCAGCGGCAGAAGCACTCGCAGCCACCGTCGAAGGTAACCCGCCCACCTTGGGAGGGTTTATTCCTTCTTCGATAAGTCCTATTACAATCTCTAAGTGCCCTTTATATAATAGGTGCACTCCTAACAACCCAAAATAGATTTCCTAAATTTTCTCCCTTTCCTCTTCTAACTTAATCAACCGAGCCCCTTAGCCACGGCTGGGCCGGCGCCTATACTGACGCCCTACAAAGACGTATATaacaagtgtatatatatatatatatatatatatatatatatatatatatatatatatatatatatatatatatatatatggcctgCTGGTTCCTTGTGAAAATCAGTCTATTCCCCAATGATTTCATGTGGCCTAGTGCAATTGGTGAAGGAAACAAAGTGTGGATATTGTTCTTGTGTAAGTAGTTTGTGTTCTGATAAAACTATGGAGTTCAGTTTTGAGGTATCTTGTGGCCAAACTAATGTTTTCTTGCTTGCATGGTAAAGTACGACGAAGGAAACCAAAGATGTCTTTCTCCTGACACTGTTAGCAATACCATGGGCAGTTTTTGTACTAACTAATGCCAGTGAGATTTTAAGATAATGCTGTACAGTAcattatgtttttttttaaaaaaaaatcgtaGCTATACAACAATGGATGGCATCTTGGACACTGAATTTTACTAGAGAAAATCAGGGACAAAATTTTTGTTAAATCACATTGGTTTCCTCATCAGTGTACAAGAGCTATAGCTTACGCTATGCAGCAAAGCGCGGCATGGAGCCGTTGGTCGACGGCGAGCTCTTGTCGCTGACCCACACCTCCTGCACGGACACCGGCGAAGCCGCTGCCTTCTTCGCCATTGCGTCCGGGCCGTCTAAGCTCACGTCGATCTGGATGTCCATCATAGTCATAGGCCGGAGCCTTGACCCGGGCTCCTCCGAGTCGCCGTCGTCCGGGTCCGGGGCGGCGAACCTGATCCGGTACAGCTCGGCGGCCACCTCGCTCATGGACGGCCGGACGTCCTTCTGGAACGCGAGGCACCGGAACGCCAGCTCGCTGACGTGGCGGACCGAGCCCATGACCCactccttgccgccgccgccgccgccgaggagcgCCGGGTCGACGATCTCGCCCACCCTGCCCTTGCCGATGCGGTCGAGCGCGAGGGAGGCGAGGTTGACCTCGGCGGGCGGGCGGTCGAAGTCGACGACCTTCATGGCGGTGATGAGCTCCAGCAGCACgacgccgaagctgtacacgtcgctTTTGTCGGAGAGGTGGAAGTTCTGGTGGTACTCCGGGTCCACGTACCCGGGCGTGCCCTGCGGCGCCGTGGAGACGTGCGAGCGGGCCCCCTCCAGGTGGTCCACGGCGCGGGACAGGCCGAAGTCGGCCAGCTTGGGGCGGAGCGCCCCGTCGAGGAGGATGTTGCTGGACTTGACGTCGCGGTGGAAGATGGGCGGCCGCATGCCGTGCAGGTAGGCGATGGCGGCCGCCGTCTCCGCCGCCACGCCCAGCCGCGCGCGCCACGTCAGCCGGCTGCGTCCGCCGCTGCTGGCGGAGAGGAGGTGCTGGGAGAGCGTGCCGTTGGGCACGTACTCGTAGACGAGCACCTGCTCGCCGCGGTCGAGGCAGCAGCCGAGGAGGCGGACCAGGTTGGGGTGGCTCACGGAGGAGATGAGCTTGATCTCGTTCAGCAGcagcgccgcctccgccgccgcgtcgTCGTCATCGTGGTGGAGGCGGCAGCGCAGGCGCTTGATGGCCACCAGCGCCGCcggcgcgctgctgctgctgctgcccgggAGCTTGCCGACGTACACGGTGCCGTACGCGCCCGTGCCCAGGCGCTGCATGTGCGAGAAGGAGTTGGTCGCGCGCGCGATCTCGGCGTACGAGTACACCGGCACGCCGCTCGACGTCGCCGCCTCCGACAGCAGCCGCATCGCCGCCAGCCGCTCCGACGCGGACCGCCCGGCCTTGTAACGCCGGCATTGCAGCCGCCACAGCAGAAGCGCGCCGGCGGCCGCCGCCACGCCCGCCAGAACACCTGACGTTGGAATTGATAAAATAAAATCATTTTCTTGGTCAAAAAATGCAACAAAAATCTGACTTTCACTAGATAAAAGACTTTCTTTTTTCATTTGTGTTTGCAGAATTATTCCAAGTCTACGCGGTGAGCAATCAACGTGCTTGAAACTGCACGTAACCGGCAGCGAAAGAGTAGACGAGACAAGCTGACTTGACTAGACTCATCTCGTTGTTCTCACCATGCCGTACACAGCAGGATTACTGCCGTGTGGTACTGACAAACAGTAATAAAAGTCAGAAgagtctgttttttttttttttacctgcAACTATGACTATGAGGAAAACcttggcccttgtttagttatctcaaaatctaaactttggcactatacaaaaagaagattcctcgtcacatcaaacttgcggtacatgcatagagtactaaatgttgacgaaatcaaaaactaattgcacagtttggttgtactttgcgagacgaatgttttgagtctaattagtcaacgattggacaattattaccaaataaaaacaaaacgctacagtgcgctacagtgtTGTACTATTCCGGCGGCGCCGATTCGGCAATgtaactaaacggggccttgtTCTTGGAACtccctgcaaaaaaaaaaaaagtgagcATTGACTTGGTAAGATCATAAATTGGGACAGATTCTGGTGGCAGTTGGTAGGTTTTCTGTTGAGGAATGAGGAGTACTAAAAAGTGCTTCATTTATATGACCTGTGTGTCTGGCTCAATGATTCTGACAGATTCATACTACAATTTGAAttcagcgcgtgtttagtttcagaaAGATAGAATttagggctactgtagcacttttgtttttatttgacaactagtgttcaatcatggactaattaggcttaaaacgttcgtctcgtaattttccaccaaactgtgtaattttttttttcgtctacatttaatgctccatgcataggccgcaaacattcgatgtgataggtactgtagcactttttggaaatttagggtgaaactaaacaagacGTCATTAGGGTTTTGTTCAGATACTGTAGGTGGGATCTTGCACACCATAATTATTCCCTTCATCATATACTCATATCATATCCCCCTAGTAGCAtatgataatattttatatttggACATTTGGTGTCCATacaaaaatatttatttttttcaaacaGTAACTAGAAAAAAATTACTAGTGCCGCAGAGTTTTCCAGGCTATGGAATTACACTCCCGGTCTCTGTTGACAGCTCGATTCTGGCTAAGATACGGTTGCCACTTGAGAAAATTCAACCGGAAAATCTTCTTGACACAATTTGTTGGACCCGGAAGAGTCACCGTGGAAACATATATAGAAAATACAAATCCCGTTTCGTAGCTTATGTCGGCGGGTTGAATTCAAGAAAGAATATGAAATTACAAACGGCCTGATCGCTGGTTGATTTccgggctggtttgggctggctggtgctggtttgttgtgagagaaaaatactgttggctggctggtttgggctggttgaaaccaacaaacgaacaggctgaaaatgTGGTGTATTTTTAACTGTGAAAAGGTCAAGCAAGGCCTCAAGGGTTCCATGCGGCCATTTATCAGCTGGCTGCCTTAAGGATCAAGGTGTGGCAGTTTCAAACACGTGGCAGACACTGCTATCCTATTTGTCAAACCCAGTCTCCATCTTTGGCACCTGCCTTATTTAAAGCACGGCAAAGTCTAAATGATGTGAAATTAGAAGAAATAGCGGCATCCTAGTAGTATCACTACTGGAAacggcttctttgtcgagtgtcttagACTTTAttgagtgctttttatcggacactcgataaagaggctgtttgccgagtgtcagagaaaaagcactcggcaaacaaccggcactcgacaaaaaggtggtttgccgagtgccgaacactcggcaaagaataacactcgacaaagatcaggtttgtcgagtgtcaaacaataacactcggcaaagggccgccgtcgttaacggccggcagccgccgttaatcctttgccgagtgtcttctcctgacactcagcaaagaggctcctttgctgagtgtcttctcctgacactcgacaaagaggctcatttgccgagtgtcattttttgacactcggcaaaccattttttttcacttttgatctccaaactttttctgtagtcctcagacaatacctggtactccatgttccaatgtggcacatttcttgaactttttctatatttctttaatttatttcatttaattgaattttcttggataattcaaattataactgctagtcatttgaataatgaaaaaatgaaaaaataatattcatgttatttagtataatgtgaggccgtaccagaaacagaccaccaatttcgaacatcttgttcacgaaacatgaccacgaacttgtggtcgagttgtttttaaattctataaaaagcaaacaaagtccgaaaatcatgaaacttgtcaagatgtcaagatatcatatgtggaggctgtgataaaaaaatgAGGAGGTTTTGCGCAAGTTGCCAGCGctggccgcgcccgcgccgccgctgcccccgCCCGCGCCGTCCCTGGCGCTTCCCCAgccgtcgccttgtccaccggcgccctggccccttcaccaccgccgccctacgacgcccactaggtatgccctaccgtcgtcgtcgtcgtagtattactagtagttgcggtagtagtagtggtagagtagcagtggtcgTAGTCgttggagtggttgtgacattgttatgtatatgtggttggatataatctttgcatgttggccatcgtgccgttcatatatatgtgcatgtcaaccatcgtgccgttggtttttttgcaggttttggaaacctcaccatgcaggggaggtgctgccgaaattttgtattgacagttttatgtttcttttttttagagaagagcccatcggagcggagccggagtacctcggcgaccccaatcgccttcctcgccgctgcaGGTCTGCCTGCATcgcgtcgcctcaccactgcaccgacccaccatgggcccgctagcctgactccactgtcaccctaggtataacccctcttttcgtattatggtcgtagatcacgtaacccagttaggcgtctctcgTTCGAAAGAGAtgcggttggaaatatgcagatatttctaTATCTAAAACCATATCTGTTTCAAATTGtctatg
Coding sequences within:
- the LOC136450434 gene encoding wall-associated receptor kinase-like 14, with translation MRRLLFLLLLLSLLYETSSAAAAGGGSCSDRRCGNTSVPYPFGFSGDCPILLDCNATSSTPLLTNSTADAPYPITSFNSRASTFVVSVALSCSRTVREAQASLTGACYGVSSHTGLFLRGGRCRLMAANSSCSVRDDVLSSLFPTAQCGGRGNDSASTCVASPPNSTAAATAKEEGRFLFLQWKKVDHAGCEDVTSAVYAYTPPEGVASVEFGVAELGWWLDGRCNSTSANANATVVRCAQNATCHDVETPSGAWGHRCACVDGMSGDGFAAGDGCHFGVGVLAGVAAAAGALLLWRLQCRRYKAGRSASERLAAMRLLSEAATSSGVPVYSYAEIARATNSFSHMQRLGTGAYGTVYVGKLPGSSSSSAPAALVAIKRLRCRLHHDDDDAAAEAALLLNEIKLISSVSHPNLVRLLGCCLDRGEQVLVYEYVPNGTLSQHLLSASSGGRSRLTWRARLGVAAETAAAIAYLHGMRPPIFHRDVKSSNILLDGALRPKLADFGLSRAVDHLEGARSHVSTAPQGTPGYVDPEYHQNFHLSDKSDVYSFGVVLLELITAMKVVDFDRPPAEVNLASLALDRIGKGRVGEIVDPALLGGGGGGKEWVMGSVRHVSELAFRCLAFQKDVRPSMSEVAAELYRIRFAAPDPDDGDSEEPGSRLRPMTMMDIQIDVSLDGPDAMAKKAAASPVSVQEVWVSDKSSPSTNGSMPRFAA